The Pseudomonadota bacterium genome has a window encoding:
- a CDS encoding molybdopterin-dependent oxidoreductase: MDKKYGICGLCFHSPGCGAIIHFDIEGKIDWLEPDPDAPSGNILCPIAGSAKQIVYSDKRLKHPLKRTGPKGTYEFEEISWDEAFETITDKLNELKKNFGPETVGIYAGTGSYERSFKDVFQLKGSKIYLASSVLFPFGSPNSFGVGAPCYTSLGVLAPKLTMGCLHIDMFSDVDNSDLILVWGTDPSTSTPPEMFKRLKIASEEGAEIIVIDPRKTKATELEGSEWLPIRPGSDGALALGLSHILIRDNLYDADFAENWTLGFDEFREYVKDFTPEYVSKITGIDKDRIESLAKSIADAEGASYVMYTGLEYTKSGVQNIRAVMVLWALAGQLDVEGGRCFARKENRIPICKSKQIETPGFEKSIGNGKFPVYSYYCGGEPHASLLPKSIIDADPYKIRAMIIYGASLITSWPNPGLWRKALQELDFLVTMDLQFTADAAYADIVLPATTAFEQSSYCYYGSSLRLREKIIEPLYEARSGYDFFAELAKRLGYGHLYPQNQKELLEYILSESGFTVEDLMNADRNVIKISGTRTEYRKWEKGLLRSDGKPGFDTPSGKFEIKSTILEKYGYSGIPKYEETLETYTVNPKLSEKYPLILGTGPLKPDMKSCLRAIPAFIEIYPSPVVQMNKIDAKERGIETGNKVSIKTARGSVLMRALVTEKIMKGFAYAQVGGGGPLGPDEWKEANVNELTDMGQLDEISGFPVYKTLLCQIKKKKRERRKIAVQDPGLGCVG, translated from the coding sequence TTGGATAAAAAATACGGAATTTGCGGTTTATGTTTTCATAGCCCTGGCTGTGGCGCTATTATACATTTTGATATAGAAGGTAAAATAGACTGGCTGGAACCGGACCCGGATGCTCCTTCCGGTAATATTCTGTGTCCCATTGCAGGCAGTGCAAAACAAATCGTATATTCTGACAAAAGGCTAAAGCATCCCTTAAAAAGGACAGGCCCTAAGGGGACATATGAATTTGAAGAAATCTCCTGGGACGAGGCTTTTGAGACTATTACCGATAAATTAAACGAACTGAAGAAGAACTTCGGGCCGGAAACGGTAGGTATTTATGCCGGTACAGGTTCCTATGAAAGATCTTTTAAGGATGTATTCCAGTTAAAGGGATCGAAAATTTATCTGGCATCAAGCGTATTATTTCCTTTCGGTTCTCCGAATTCATTTGGTGTAGGCGCACCGTGTTATACATCATTGGGTGTTCTTGCCCCAAAACTTACAATGGGATGTTTACACATCGATATGTTTTCCGATGTTGATAATTCGGATCTTATACTGGTATGGGGTACTGATCCCTCTACTTCCACGCCACCTGAGATGTTTAAACGCTTAAAAATTGCCTCTGAAGAAGGCGCAGAAATTATAGTAATAGATCCCAGAAAAACAAAAGCAACAGAGCTTGAAGGCAGTGAATGGCTTCCTATCAGGCCTGGGTCGGACGGCGCATTGGCTTTGGGCTTGTCTCATATTCTTATAAGAGATAATCTTTACGATGCAGATTTTGCCGAAAACTGGACTTTGGGATTTGATGAATTCCGTGAGTATGTAAAAGATTTTACGCCTGAATATGTATCAAAAATTACAGGAATAGATAAAGACAGAATTGAAAGTCTGGCCAAAAGCATTGCAGATGCCGAAGGCGCATCCTATGTAATGTATACGGGTCTGGAATATACAAAAAGCGGGGTTCAGAATATACGTGCAGTAATGGTATTGTGGGCGCTTGCCGGACAGCTTGATGTTGAAGGTGGAAGATGCTTTGCAAGAAAAGAAAATCGCATTCCAATATGCAAAAGCAAACAGATTGAAACTCCCGGATTTGAAAAATCAATCGGCAATGGCAAGTTTCCGGTTTATTCTTATTATTGCGGCGGAGAGCCCCATGCCAGCCTTTTGCCTAAATCCATAATAGATGCAGATCCGTATAAGATCAGGGCAATGATTATATACGGGGCATCGCTTATAACATCCTGGCCTAATCCGGGCCTTTGGCGAAAAGCTTTGCAGGAGCTGGATTTTCTGGTTACCATGGATTTGCAGTTTACAGCAGACGCTGCCTATGCTGACATAGTACTTCCTGCAACAACGGCATTTGAACAGTCATCTTATTGCTATTATGGGTCTTCATTAAGATTAAGAGAAAAGATAATAGAACCTCTTTATGAGGCAAGATCCGGTTATGATTTTTTTGCGGAGCTGGCCAAACGTTTAGGATACGGGCATCTCTATCCGCAGAATCAGAAAGAACTTCTCGAATATATATTGAGTGAATCAGGCTTTACGGTAGAAGATTTAATGAATGCCGACAGGAATGTGATCAAAATTTCCGGGACACGGACAGAATACAGAAAATGGGAAAAAGGTCTTTTGCGAAGCGACGGCAAGCCTGGATTTGACACACCTTCAGGTAAATTTGAAATAAAATCCACAATTCTTGAAAAATACGGATACAGCGGTATTCCCAAATATGAAGAAACTCTTGAAACGTATACAGTTAATCCCAAGTTGTCAGAAAAATATCCTCTTATTTTAGGAACAGGTCCTTTAAAACCCGACATGAAATCCTGTCTGCGCGCCATACCGGCATTTATAGAGATATATCCTTCTCCTGTTGTTCAAATGAATAAAATAGATGCCAAAGAACGTGGTATAGAAACGGGAAACAAAGTAAGTATTAAAACAGCCCGCGGTTCGGTGCTGATGAGAGCACTTGTAACGGAAAAAATAATGAAAGGCTTTGCTTATGCACAGGTTGGTGGTGGCGGCCCGTTGGGACCTGATGAATGGAAAGAGGCCAATGTTAATGAATTAACGGATATGGGACAGCTTGATGAAATATCCGGTTTTCCGGTTTACAAAACACTTTTGTGCCAGATAAAAAAAAAGAAACGGGAACGCAGGAAGATAGCCGTTCAGGACCCGGGTTTGGGTTGTGTGGGCTGA
- a CDS encoding methyltransferase domain-containing protein — protein MKKWLIDKLICPECLNEEISLDIDIKEEQKEDVIEGELLCPSCKRSYVIHDGIAVILPELTMQVISDASGYNSKSMLSSYLWSHFSDMFNDPCATDAYKVWSSFFGESGGFALDIGCSVGRLSFELSRSHSNVIGIDTSISFIKKARELLFKKSLNFDLTIEGLLTEERSCDFDSTWNYDRIDFIVADALRLPFTKNTFSTVTSINVLEKVSRPIQHLADINRVLNNEKSMLVFSDPFSWDESVSDPKHWLGGVENGNGNKRGIDTIKSLFLGENNIFDPPLEIMDKGNVSWKIRKTENLWEYINSQFIVGTRK, from the coding sequence ATGAAAAAATGGTTAATAGATAAGCTGATATGCCCGGAATGTTTAAATGAAGAAATTTCTCTGGATATAGATATTAAAGAAGAGCAAAAAGAAGATGTAATAGAAGGCGAACTTTTGTGCCCTTCCTGCAAAAGATCTTATGTAATACATGACGGTATTGCGGTAATTTTACCTGAACTAACAATGCAGGTTATATCCGATGCTTCGGGATATAATTCAAAAAGCATGTTGTCTTCGTATCTGTGGAGTCATTTTTCCGATATGTTCAATGACCCCTGTGCAACCGACGCTTATAAGGTGTGGTCTTCATTTTTCGGGGAATCAGGCGGTTTTGCCCTTGATATCGGATGTTCGGTCGGGAGATTGTCGTTTGAATTAAGCAGATCTCATTCTAATGTAATAGGTATTGATACTTCCATATCTTTTATTAAAAAAGCACGGGAATTGTTGTTTAAAAAAAGCCTGAATTTCGATTTGACCATAGAAGGCTTGCTTACCGAAGAACGTTCATGTGATTTTGACAGCACCTGGAATTATGACAGAATTGATTTTATTGTAGCAGATGCATTAAGGCTGCCGTTTACCAAAAATACTTTTTCTACGGTAACTTCTATAAACGTACTGGAAAAGGTTTCTCGCCCGATACAGCATTTGGCGGATATAAACAGGGTTTTAAATAATGAAAAATCAATGCTTGTTTTTTCCGATCCCTTTTCCTGGGATGAGTCGGTATCTGACCCTAAGCATTGGTTGGGCGGTGTGGAAAACGGAAACGGGAACAAGCGTGGTATAGATACTATAAAAAGCCTCTTTTTGGGGGAAAACAACATATTTGATCCGCCCCTGGAAATAATGGATAAAGGCAATGTTTCCTGGAAAATAAGAAAAACGGAAAATCTGTGGGAGTATATCAATTCGCAATTTATAGTGGGTACGCGAAAATAA
- a CDS encoding class I SAM-dependent methyltransferase → MSDFSKTMNDILNYGALNLAMGIGYKNEIFDILEDLGKPVTIAQIAFASNLNERYLKEWLGIMVTGKIIELSHTKDGVDQYYLPPEHASFLTRKSGSNNLGVYTQEIPLLTSCAMDSVNKGFKTGGGIPFSQYPDFQQFMTELSNAKHNEVLIQYFLPSVDKGKLVERLKSGISVCDLGCGQGVALHLMAKAFPESTFTGIDNHSKAINTAGAKAKQMGLLNVICVELDAAAICEKEEFMQKFDYVCAFDSIHDQSHPLKTLKSIRYMLAPGGMFSMVDIKASSNLADNMAHPMGAFLYTVSLMHCMPIGLNDNGTGLGMMWGREKAEKLLAEAGFEYIEVCEMENDSFNLHYLCKVA, encoded by the coding sequence ATGAGTGATTTTTCAAAAACAATGAATGACATTTTAAACTATGGTGCTTTGAATCTTGCCATGGGAATTGGTTATAAAAACGAAATTTTCGATATTCTTGAGGATCTTGGCAAACCTGTTACTATTGCACAAATTGCTTTTGCTTCGAATCTTAACGAACGTTATCTTAAGGAATGGCTTGGTATAATGGTTACCGGCAAAATCATTGAACTGTCCCATACCAAAGACGGCGTAGATCAATATTATCTGCCGCCTGAACATGCATCATTTTTAACCCGGAAGTCGGGAAGTAATAATTTAGGAGTTTATACCCAGGAAATTCCATTGCTCACATCTTGTGCTATGGATTCTGTTAACAAAGGCTTTAAAACAGGGGGTGGGATTCCTTTTTCGCAGTATCCTGATTTCCAGCAATTTATGACAGAACTTTCCAATGCAAAACATAACGAAGTGCTTATACAATATTTTCTACCATCTGTTGACAAAGGTAAACTGGTTGAGCGTCTTAAAAGCGGAATAAGTGTTTGTGATCTTGGCTGCGGTCAGGGAGTGGCTTTACATCTTATGGCTAAAGCATTTCCCGAAAGTACTTTCACCGGTATAGATAATCATAGTAAAGCAATCAATACTGCCGGGGCAAAGGCTAAGCAGATGGGACTTTTAAATGTCATTTGCGTGGAGCTTGATGCGGCGGCAATTTGTGAGAAAGAAGAATTTATGCAAAAATTTGATTATGTTTGCGCTTTTGATTCCATACATGATCAAAGCCATCCGCTTAAAACGCTTAAGAGCATTCGATATATGCTTGCTCCGGGTGGTATGTTTTCAATGGTAGATATAAAGGCATCTTCGAATCTGGCAGACAACATGGCTCATCCTATGGGGGCATTTTTGTATACGGTAAGCCTTATGCATTGCATGCCGATAGGTTTAAATGATAATGGGACCGGCCTTGGCATGATGTGGGGCAGGGAAAAAGCGGAAAAGCTGCTGGCGGAAGCCGGGTTTGAATATATTGAAGTTTGTGAAATGGAGAATGATAGTTTCAATCTTCATTATCTTTGCAAAGTTGCCTAA